From a region of the Spirochaetota bacterium genome:
- a CDS encoding PAS domain S-box protein has translation MADTTKNKSDLLDEITTLRAEISELRSSRAELVKLKTRLEESEANYKSIFDNIQDVYYRADMEGRLLLVSPSGASLLGYKNIEEMAEMNIADEGYYDNDERDRFMLKILKSGFVKSFLVRLKKKNGSPIFVETSSHVFRDTAGNPLFIEGIFRDVTERKITEDSIRQYQENLEELVEERTRKLKNANELLLLEISERKKAEEALRSSEEKYRHLVENANEAILIIFDGNISFSNSMVTEITGYSIDEITRMKFYDIVYPDDRDKIITYHNQRLMGKDVPKLYDIRIITKSKELRWIQINAVRIDWSGSPAALALITDISDKKKSEIALQESESKFRALTESSPSAIFIIQGSKLRYVNQAFLDISGYSRDELGTMDFWDMVHPDYKEITIQRGLNRQKGEIELQRYEFMALHKSGKPIWLDYAASIIEYDKKPAVLGSGFDITDRKKADQMIQEQIQEIHAQNEELEAINKEVSRTHGELIQAYDRLEEEKERLSTTLRSLSEGVITTDIKGNVDILNKAAETITGRIQDSSRGMPISEIAPMTDTNSGKNVENPIYSSLAEGRTIEIDGDYAIITPKGKHLVSASSSPVRDAYGVIIGAVLVLRDVTVRRMMEETLLKASRIESLGVFAGGIAHDFNNLLTAIIGSISFSIEKIKKNENSNDMLVTAEKAALRARDLTQQLLTFSSGGDPIRKITRISDLISETADFVMSGSNIRFIHEIPPDIWNADIDPGQVSQVIHNILINARQAMPDGGSIRLSVQNYRMSGDTSLPLDEGDYIKITISDSGSGIPREKLPYIFDPYFSTKNTGSGLGLAISYSIVKKHGGLIMVDSSVNRGTIFEIYLPASRMPVTEASPVACEHVFTRGHILVMDDDEMVLHVASEMLKYLHCDVACALHGEEALNKYRQAVESGNPFDLVIMDLTIPGRMGGKETVKRLREFHEGARVIVSSGYSNDPVMSNYLEYGFNGMIMKPYHFDELREAIQSVLGQ, from the coding sequence ATGGCGGACACGACGAAAAACAAATCCGATCTCCTGGATGAAATCACAACGCTGCGTGCGGAAATCAGCGAGCTCAGGTCATCCAGGGCCGAGCTGGTAAAATTAAAAACAAGGCTCGAGGAAAGCGAGGCGAACTATAAAAGCATATTCGACAACATCCAGGATGTGTACTATCGCGCCGACATGGAGGGCCGCCTCCTCCTCGTGAGCCCATCGGGCGCGTCCCTTCTCGGTTATAAAAACATTGAAGAAATGGCCGAAATGAATATCGCGGATGAGGGATATTACGACAACGACGAGCGCGACCGGTTCATGCTTAAGATACTGAAGAGCGGCTTTGTTAAAAGCTTCCTCGTCCGGCTCAAAAAGAAAAACGGCTCCCCGATCTTTGTCGAGACCAGCTCGCATGTTTTTCGCGATACCGCGGGAAATCCCTTGTTCATTGAAGGCATTTTCAGGGATGTCACCGAAAGGAAAATCACGGAAGACAGTATACGGCAGTACCAGGAAAACCTCGAAGAGCTTGTGGAGGAGCGCACCCGAAAGCTGAAAAACGCCAATGAGCTTCTTCTGCTGGAGATATCGGAAAGAAAAAAAGCGGAGGAGGCCCTTCGGTCCTCAGAGGAAAAATACCGCCATCTCGTTGAAAACGCCAACGAGGCCATACTCATCATCTTTGACGGCAACATATCATTCAGCAACAGCATGGTCACCGAGATCACCGGGTATTCCATCGATGAGATAACCCGGATGAAATTCTATGACATCGTGTATCCCGACGACAGGGATAAAATCATCACCTATCACAATCAGCGGCTCATGGGCAAGGACGTCCCCAAGCTGTACGATATCAGGATCATTACAAAGAGCAAGGAACTCAGGTGGATCCAGATAAACGCCGTGCGCATTGACTGGTCCGGCAGTCCCGCGGCCCTTGCCCTCATCACGGACATATCGGACAAGAAAAAATCCGAAATCGCGCTCCAGGAGAGCGAATCGAAATTCCGCGCCCTTACTGAATCAAGCCCATCGGCGATCTTTATAATCCAGGGCTCGAAGCTGCGCTATGTCAATCAGGCATTTCTTGATATTTCCGGTTATTCAAGGGATGAACTCGGCACCATGGATTTCTGGGACATGGTGCATCCTGACTACAAAGAGATCACCATCCAGAGGGGGCTGAACAGGCAAAAGGGAGAGATCGAGCTGCAGAGATATGAATTCATGGCCCTTCATAAAAGCGGCAAACCCATATGGCTCGATTACGCCGCCTCGATCATTGAATACGACAAAAAGCCGGCCGTCCTGGGCTCCGGATTCGACATCACCGATCGGAAAAAAGCCGATCAAATGATCCAGGAACAGATTCAGGAAATACACGCACAGAATGAAGAGCTCGAAGCTATCAACAAGGAAGTGTCAAGGACACACGGCGAGCTGATCCAGGCCTACGACCGTCTCGAGGAAGAAAAGGAGCGCCTTTCCACCACGCTCCGGTCCCTCAGCGAGGGCGTCATAACGACCGACATCAAGGGCAATGTCGACATACTCAACAAAGCGGCCGAAACGATCACCGGCCGGATCCAGGATTCTTCGCGGGGGATGCCCATATCCGAAATAGCACCCATGACAGACACGAACAGCGGGAAAAATGTGGAAAATCCGATCTATTCATCCCTCGCGGAGGGGCGTACGATCGAAATCGACGGCGATTACGCGATCATAACGCCCAAGGGCAAGCACCTTGTGAGCGCCAGCTCATCTCCTGTACGGGACGCCTATGGCGTAATAATAGGGGCGGTCCTCGTGCTCCGCGACGTTACGGTGCGCAGGATGATGGAGGAAACCCTGCTCAAAGCCTCGCGAATCGAATCACTCGGCGTCTTCGCGGGGGGGATAGCCCACGATTTCAACAACCTGTTGACCGCCATCATCGGGAGCATATCTTTTTCGATCGAAAAGATAAAAAAGAATGAAAACAGCAACGACATGCTCGTTACGGCTGAAAAAGCGGCGCTCAGGGCGCGGGACCTGACACAGCAGCTCCTCACCTTCTCCAGCGGGGGCGATCCGATCCGAAAGATCACCAGGATCAGCGACCTCATAAGCGAAACCGCCGATTTTGTCATGAGCGGCTCGAACATCAGGTTCATCCACGAAATCCCGCCCGACATCTGGAACGCTGATATCGATCCCGGCCAGGTAAGCCAGGTAATCCATAACATCCTCATCAATGCCCGCCAGGCGATGCCCGACGGGGGATCCATACGACTGTCGGTACAGAATTACCGCATGAGCGGCGACACCAGCCTCCCCCTGGATGAGGGGGATTACATAAAGATCACCATCAGCGACTCCGGAAGCGGTATTCCACGGGAGAAGCTCCCCTACATCTTCGATCCCTACTTTTCGACAAAGAACACCGGAAGCGGACTCGGCCTCGCCATCTCCTATTCGATCGTAAAAAAGCACGGCGGACTTATCATGGTGGATTCAAGCGTCAACCGGGGAACCATTTTCGAAATATATCTCCCCGCGTCCAGGATGCCAGTTACGGAAGCGTCACCGGTCGCCTGCGAGCATGTCTTCACGCGCGGGCACATTCTGGTGATGGACGATGATGAAATGGTCCTTCACGTGGCATCGGAGATGCTGAAATACCTGCACTGCGACGTCGCCTGCGCACTCCACGGCGAGGAAGCGCTCAACAAGTACAGACAGGCCGTTGAATCGGGAAATCCGTTCGATCTGGTGATCATGGACCTTACCATACCCGGAAGGATGGGGGGAAAGGAAACGGTCAAACGGCTGAGGGAATTTCATGAAGGCGCCCGCGTGATCGTCTCAAGCGGCTATTCAAATGATCCCGTCATGAGCAATTACCTCGAATACGGCTTCAACGGAATGATCATGAAGCCCTATCATTTTGATGAATTGCGCGAAGCGATACAATCGGTCCTGGGCCAGTGA
- a CDS encoding ATP-binding protein, with translation MKNEQNQSSIFRRVILSDKKEAKKMIAEALVYFENLQRSGLAHDISEFNFRLALDEAIENAISHGNSFNPEKKIIITITGFSDKVDMTIEDEGAGFKPESQLEKSAANDFFSPHGRGLCLLNNIGTIRWNKKGNSINVVLVA, from the coding sequence ATGAAAAACGAACAAAATCAATCATCGATCTTCAGGCGGGTAATTCTTAGCGATAAAAAAGAAGCAAAAAAAATGATCGCCGAAGCCCTCGTGTACTTCGAGAATCTGCAACGATCCGGTCTTGCCCACGATATATCTGAATTCAACTTCAGGCTTGCCCTTGACGAAGCCATAGAAAACGCCATCAGTCACGGGAATTCATTTAATCCTGAAAAGAAAATCATCATTACCATCACTGGTTTTTCGGATAAAGTGGACATGACGATTGAAGATGAAGGGGCCGGATTCAAACCTGAATCACAGCTTGAAAAATCAGCGGCCAATGACTTTTTCTCGCCTCACGGTAGGGGGCTGTGCCTGCTGAATAATATCGGAACGATACGATGGAATAAAAAAGGCAATTCCATCAATGTAGTGCTGGTTGCATGA
- a CDS encoding TetR/AcrR family transcriptional regulator, translated as MKVNNSKIHDNIYEKTEKLFLQHGIKGWNMDTVAYESGMAKNTLYKIIGTKEQLLGQIIISKLKKNIETIVGIFQSEPDFMKAVTIGVRQLTQSISRDNPLMLAQVFREYPAIKERFDAIASKLSTSIHDYLNQAKKSGIVREDIDNDILISSVTAVINHYLNGNFKGRDFEERVYKSLTYLLHGILK; from the coding sequence ATGAAGGTAAATAATAGTAAAATTCACGATAATATTTATGAAAAAACGGAAAAGCTCTTTCTGCAGCATGGCATCAAGGGCTGGAACATGGATACCGTGGCCTATGAGTCCGGAATGGCGAAAAATACCCTCTATAAAATTATAGGGACCAAGGAACAGCTTCTGGGGCAGATAATAATATCTAAATTAAAGAAAAATATCGAGACGATTGTAGGTATTTTCCAAAGTGAGCCTGATTTCATGAAAGCCGTTACGATCGGCGTCAGGCAGCTGACCCAGAGCATCAGCAGGGACAATCCGCTCATGCTGGCCCAGGTGTTCCGCGAATATCCGGCGATCAAAGAGCGGTTTGACGCAATCGCGTCGAAGCTCAGCACCTCGATCCACGACTATCTGAACCAGGCGAAAAAGTCGGGAATAGTACGGGAGGATATCGATAACGATATCCTGATAAGCTCGGTGACGGCAGTCATCAATCATTATCTTAACGGGAATTTCAAGGGACGGGATTTTGAGGAAAGGGTCTATAAATCCCTTACCTACCTGTTGCACGGTATCCTGAAATAG
- a CDS encoding (Fe-S)-binding protein, with translation MSSMFKEETVKYPELRALENEIATCFRCSLCKMVPLPVFKSKEFSTICPINTHYAFHSYSASGFGYMALALSEGRIEADRTLADIVFSCRTCGYCDMACKFIMESERNEVNMALREALVREGLAPAEYKEMVRLLKETGSPAGAPSGSAGEWAYGLDLKKLPEQKAQVLLYGGCMTRGDKKAMVSARKLAKLLVNAGVDVGILGADELCCGLPAHWAGFKDDFVQCAGKNASTLDRSGVKTIVTVCGACLGTARALYPRYGITPRTEVVHATELLERLIRKKKIRLPRPVNIKATYHDPCYLGRRSEPYEEWKGEEKTVFGQMKYFDPPKKIRYGTEGVFDAPRNILKSIKELSFREMFRIREYSHCCGGGGGQSPLYDEMSLRAARDRVGEARAVGADYLVTACSHCKTHLGKACGDNDDKGMRVVDIIDIVYQAAGLE, from the coding sequence ATGTCATCAATGTTTAAAGAAGAAACCGTGAAGTATCCCGAACTCAGAGCGCTGGAAAATGAGATAGCCACCTGCTTTCGATGCTCCCTGTGCAAGATGGTGCCCCTGCCGGTATTTAAAAGCAAAGAATTTTCAACGATCTGCCCGATCAATACCCATTACGCCTTTCACAGCTATTCCGCCTCCGGATTCGGCTACATGGCCCTTGCCCTTTCAGAAGGGCGCATAGAGGCAGACAGGACGCTGGCTGATATTGTTTTTTCCTGCCGAACCTGCGGGTATTGCGACATGGCTTGCAAGTTCATCATGGAATCGGAGCGTAATGAGGTGAACATGGCCCTCCGGGAAGCTCTTGTCAGGGAGGGACTGGCGCCGGCCGAATACAAGGAGATGGTTCGGCTACTGAAAGAAACGGGGAGTCCCGCCGGAGCGCCATCTGGAAGCGCCGGTGAGTGGGCATACGGCCTTGATCTCAAGAAGCTGCCGGAGCAGAAGGCGCAGGTGCTCCTCTATGGCGGCTGCATGACAAGGGGCGACAAAAAGGCCATGGTATCGGCGAGAAAACTGGCGAAGCTCCTGGTCAATGCCGGCGTTGACGTGGGGATCCTGGGCGCTGACGAGCTTTGCTGCGGCCTTCCGGCTCACTGGGCGGGTTTTAAAGATGATTTTGTACAATGCGCCGGTAAAAACGCGAGCACCTTGGACCGGTCCGGAGTGAAGACGATCGTAACCGTCTGCGGCGCCTGCCTCGGGACGGCCCGGGCCCTGTACCCACGGTATGGGATCACACCACGGACAGAGGTGGTCCATGCCACTGAGTTACTGGAGCGTCTCATACGGAAAAAGAAGATCCGCCTCCCTCGGCCCGTCAACATCAAGGCCACCTATCATGATCCCTGTTACCTGGGACGGCGATCGGAGCCCTATGAGGAATGGAAGGGCGAGGAAAAGACCGTCTTCGGCCAGATGAAATACTTCGATCCTCCCAAGAAAATACGGTATGGCACCGAGGGGGTCTTTGACGCGCCCCGGAATATTTTAAAATCGATCAAGGAGCTATCGTTCAGGGAAATGTTCCGGATCAGGGAGTATTCCCACTGTTGCGGCGGGGGCGGCGGACAGTCACCGCTCTACGACGAAATGTCTTTGCGGGCGGCCCGGGACCGCGTCGGTGAGGCCCGCGCCGTGGGCGCCGACTATTTGGTAACAGCCTGTTCCCATTGCAAGACCCACCTGGGAAAAGCGTGCGGGGATAATGATGATAAAGGCATGCGGGTGGTCGATATCATCGATATCGTGTACCAGGCAGCAGGTCTTGAATAG
- a CDS encoding FAD-binding oxidoreductase, with protein MITDKNLQLLSDHNSVETSPEALRRYELYNPLIEGHRAPRCAIKPKDVGQLQRVIRTAKDESLGLVPVSSEGPHLKGGTACGADHAVVDLSHWKSIPWVNKRNRVCIVEPGVTYDELNRFLEKEGMTLPTPLAPRSGKSVLASVIDREPHIWPRMQWDMQDPVASTEFIYGTGELFRSGAAGGPGTLEEQRRSKGAQKMPMGPGQSDFQRILIGAQGSMGIMTWISLRTELLPSVERPMVIASDRLDRIVEYVYEAQRPWLGEQTFILNRTAAAMLMTWAGPENYGRVRGSIPEYICMQNIAGFERLPKERLQYQFEELNDMAGGNGLRFAESAGEVDAAELLKAARTPCGISDWRHAIMGHCLSVFFLSLLNKSAEYIRIVQEAAAAAGIDRERIGAYLQPVVQNHACHMEFMIPFNPQSAGEIETMKRLEADLTERLMKEKAFFSRPYGSASRRVFDNNPGNTELLKIIKEMFDPGNVLNPGKFGLTV; from the coding sequence ATGATAACAGATAAAAACCTTCAACTGCTATCCGATCACAACTCGGTGGAAACCTCCCCGGAGGCCCTTCGAAGATATGAGCTTTACAATCCTCTCATCGAGGGGCACCGTGCGCCCCGGTGCGCCATAAAACCGAAAGACGTCGGACAGCTTCAGCGCGTCATCCGCACGGCAAAGGATGAATCCTTAGGGCTGGTGCCCGTGTCCTCGGAAGGGCCCCATCTGAAAGGAGGCACAGCCTGCGGGGCCGACCATGCTGTTGTGGACCTGTCCCACTGGAAGAGCATCCCCTGGGTCAATAAAAGGAACAGAGTCTGCATTGTCGAGCCGGGCGTCACCTACGATGAGCTGAACCGGTTCCTGGAAAAAGAAGGGATGACCCTGCCGACGCCCCTGGCGCCGCGGAGCGGCAAAAGCGTCCTGGCCTCTGTCATCGACCGGGAGCCCCACATATGGCCGAGGATGCAGTGGGACATGCAGGACCCGGTGGCGAGCACGGAATTCATCTATGGGACCGGCGAGCTCTTCCGGAGCGGCGCGGCAGGCGGCCCCGGAACGCTGGAGGAGCAGAGACGGTCGAAGGGCGCCCAGAAAATGCCGATGGGCCCCGGACAGTCCGATTTCCAGAGGATACTCATCGGCGCCCAAGGCTCCATGGGGATCATGACCTGGATAAGCCTTCGGACCGAGCTGCTTCCCTCCGTGGAGCGGCCCATGGTCATCGCCTCGGACCGTCTCGACAGGATCGTGGAATACGTGTACGAGGCCCAGCGCCCCTGGCTGGGGGAACAGACCTTCATCCTTAACCGCACCGCTGCAGCGATGCTTATGACCTGGGCCGGGCCAGAGAACTATGGCCGGGTCAGGGGTTCCATTCCGGAATATATCTGCATGCAGAACATCGCCGGGTTCGAGCGGCTTCCGAAGGAGAGACTGCAATACCAGTTCGAGGAATTGAATGACATGGCCGGCGGCAACGGCCTCAGGTTCGCCGAATCGGCCGGGGAGGTGGACGCCGCGGAGCTGTTGAAAGCGGCCCGGACACCCTGCGGCATTTCGGACTGGCGCCACGCCATCATGGGCCACTGCCTTTCTGTCTTCTTCCTTTCCCTGCTCAATAAATCAGCAGAATATATCCGAATTGTCCAGGAAGCTGCCGCGGCAGCAGGCATAGACCGCGAGCGGATAGGCGCGTATCTCCAGCCCGTGGTGCAGAACCATGCCTGCCACATGGAATTCATGATACCATTCAATCCCCAATCGGCCGGCGAGATTGAGACAATGAAAAGGCTGGAGGCCGATTTGACAGAGCGGCTCATGAAGGAAAAGGCCTTTTTCAGCAGGCCCTACGGTTCGGCCTCCCGCAGGGTCTTTGACAATAACCCGGGCAATACGGAGCTCCTGAAGATAATCAAGGAAATGTTCGATCCGGGGAACGTTCTCAATCCCGGAAAATTCGGGCTCACGGTGTAA
- a CDS encoding FAD-binding oxidoreductase, translating into MLTSDELEELRQIVGPQWVRDDPATRDAYAIYYNSSSLNREDKLWTSRPAAVIMPRTAQEISALTKFCNRKDFMLKPFSTGWITSSAPGSRKTIILDLKRMDSIIDIDVKNQIAIVEPYVRAIDLQTELWKVGLNVHAVSCGGNHSILASAAAAWGYGITGASMGFQARNMLGVEWVMPSGEVVTLGSAGDGAEWFSIDGPGPGVRGLIRGFQGTFGGLGTFTKAAIKLYRWNSDAEYEVHGGSPKYVLNRDLPNIGIFLCTFSSKQQITDAGYKLGEAECNYADFRMPAFFVALGFTDNNLELKKLWSTGIFQNLARYMITVCVHGHSKKEFEWKVKALKEIIKETGGITFPMVQIPIPVFSLMKPLFKMMKDPVKVMRRIPFMQKIMDSIVLSEEQRLKLLTTAFFILLRHANNTQGGFRASSGMFTSVGAFDTWDMGFEQAEYIAGVKKSAIEKGLIVDDGGDLGCGGTFDSGHLGYIEGIGEYSTNNPDSRKATKEIVAESLRGTIEKALGVPIAAFGGPMNRMFGPHCYNYHEMIMKIKEKLDPNSSYDSWTYSGPSEKAFPDEKEDYTFF; encoded by the coding sequence ATGTTAACATCTGATGAACTGGAAGAGCTGCGGCAGATCGTCGGTCCCCAATGGGTGAGGGATGATCCCGCCACCAGGGACGCGTACGCCATCTATTATAACTCGTCGTCCCTGAACAGGGAGGACAAGCTCTGGACCAGCCGCCCCGCGGCGGTCATCATGCCCCGGACGGCGCAGGAGATATCGGCGCTGACGAAGTTCTGCAACAGGAAGGATTTCATGCTCAAGCCCTTTTCCACGGGCTGGATCACCTCCTCGGCGCCAGGGAGCCGCAAGACCATCATCCTCGACCTGAAGCGCATGGACAGCATAATCGACATAGATGTGAAGAACCAGATCGCCATCGTGGAGCCCTACGTGAGGGCTATAGACCTGCAGACGGAGCTCTGGAAGGTGGGACTCAACGTCCATGCCGTTTCGTGCGGCGGCAATCATTCCATCCTTGCGTCTGCGGCCGCCGCCTGGGGATACGGCATCACCGGGGCGTCCATGGGATTCCAGGCGCGGAACATGCTCGGCGTCGAATGGGTCATGCCCTCCGGGGAGGTCGTCACCCTGGGGAGCGCCGGGGACGGCGCCGAATGGTTCAGCATAGACGGGCCGGGCCCGGGGGTGAGGGGCCTCATCCGCGGGTTCCAGGGCACCTTCGGCGGCCTCGGCACCTTCACCAAGGCCGCCATCAAGCTCTACCGCTGGAACTCGGACGCCGAGTACGAAGTGCACGGCGGGTCTCCCAAGTACGTGCTCAACCGCGACCTGCCCAACATCGGCATCTTCCTCTGCACGTTTTCATCGAAGCAGCAGATAACGGACGCGGGGTACAAGCTGGGCGAGGCCGAGTGCAACTACGCTGATTTCAGGATGCCCGCCTTTTTCGTGGCCCTGGGGTTCACCGACAATAATCTTGAATTGAAGAAGCTCTGGTCCACGGGGATATTCCAGAACCTGGCCCGGTACATGATCACGGTGTGCGTTCACGGTCATTCCAAAAAGGAATTCGAATGGAAGGTGAAGGCCCTCAAGGAAATAATAAAAGAGACCGGTGGCATCACGTTCCCCATGGTGCAGATCCCCATCCCGGTCTTCTCCCTGATGAAGCCCCTGTTCAAGATGATGAAGGACCCGGTGAAGGTCATGAGGCGCATACCCTTCATGCAGAAGATAATGGATTCTATCGTGCTCAGCGAGGAGCAGCGCCTGAAGCTCCTCACCACGGCCTTCTTTATCCTGCTGCGCCACGCCAACAACACCCAGGGCGGTTTCAGGGCGTCGTCGGGCATGTTCACGTCCGTGGGCGCCTTCGATACCTGGGACATGGGCTTTGAGCAGGCCGAGTATATCGCCGGGGTCAAAAAGTCTGCCATCGAAAAGGGGCTGATCGTGGACGACGGCGGCGATCTCGGCTGCGGCGGTACCTTCGATTCCGGTCACCTCGGCTACATTGAGGGCATCGGGGAATACTCCACCAACAATCCCGATTCGAGGAAGGCCACCAAGGAGATCGTGGCCGAGTCGCTCCGGGGGACCATCGAGAAAGCACTGGGGGTGCCCATCGCCGCCTTCGGCGGGCCCATGAACAGGATGTTCGGCCCCCATTGCTACAATTATCATGAAATGATCATGAAGATCAAGGAAAAGCTCGATCCTAATTCATCATACGACTCGTGGACCTACAGCGGTCCGTCGGAAAAGGCTTTTCCTGATGAAAAAGAGGATTATACGTTTTTTTAA